The following coding sequences lie in one Candidatus Neptunochlamydia sp. REUL1 genomic window:
- the nqrD gene encoding NADH:ubiquinone reductase (Na(+)-transporting) subunit D translates to MVKKKPLGRYYTDQLWNNNQILVAILGICSALAVTIKLSVATVMGISVIFVTGFASLFVSLIRKWTPPSVRMIAQLAIISLFVIIVDQVLKAYFYEMSLTLSVFVGLIITNCLVMGRAEAMAKNSRPVPAFMDGLGAASGYALILLGVGFIRELFGFGTLFDFQIIPLAWYASPQHPDGYVNSNLMALAPSAFFIIGGMIWVRNIIAKEDGE, encoded by the coding sequence ATGGTTAAAAAAAAACCTCTTGGCCGCTACTATACAGATCAATTGTGGAATAATAATCAAATTCTTGTAGCGATTTTAGGGATTTGTTCCGCACTTGCCGTTACGATTAAGTTGAGTGTTGCGACTGTTATGGGAATTTCGGTGATTTTTGTAACAGGATTTGCTTCCCTTTTTGTCTCACTTATCCGCAAATGGACTCCTCCAAGCGTCCGGATGATTGCGCAGCTTGCCATTATCTCCCTTTTTGTCATCATCGTCGATCAAGTCCTCAAAGCCTATTTCTATGAAATGTCACTGACACTTTCTGTGTTTGTGGGGCTGATTATCACTAACTGCCTTGTGATGGGAAGAGCAGAAGCTATGGCAAAAAATAGCCGACCTGTCCCAGCTTTTATGGATGGACTAGGAGCCGCTTCAGGGTACGCCTTGATCCTTTTGGGAGTGGGTTTTATCCGTGAACTTTTTGGCTTTGGAACTCTTTTTGATTTTCAAATCATTCCCTTAGCATGGTATGCCAGTCCGCAGCATCCTGATGGTTATGTGAATTCGAACCTGATGGCACTCGCTCCTTCCGCATTCTTTATTATTGGGGGAATGATTTGGGTTCGAAACATTATTGCAAAAGAGGACGGTGAATAA
- the nqrE gene encoding NADH:ubiquinone reductase (Na(+)-transporting) subunit E, producing MDPYSILNLLGLAIQSIFIQNILLFNFLGMCSYLACSNKIKTANGLGMAVCVVMAISGMLNWLVHTYITGENALSWLGYLGIPTEGVNLGFLEFLIYISVIAALVQVLEIVIDKFAPALYRALGMYLPLITVNCAILGASLFATVRAYPFIPNLVYVAAAGVGWWVAILLIAAIREKLSYSNVPKGLRGIGLTFIMTGLISLAFMGFAGITLDQVTEDDTYPLLVQTEPSE from the coding sequence ATGGATCCCTACTCTATCTTGAATTTATTAGGCCTCGCCATTCAGTCCATCTTTATCCAAAACATCCTTCTCTTTAACTTTCTAGGGATGTGTTCTTACCTTGCTTGTTCGAACAAAATCAAAACAGCCAATGGACTCGGGATGGCAGTCTGCGTTGTCATGGCCATTTCCGGAATGCTTAATTGGCTTGTTCATACTTATATTACGGGTGAAAATGCCCTTTCTTGGCTAGGATACCTAGGCATTCCCACCGAAGGTGTCAATCTTGGGTTCCTCGAATTTCTTATCTATATCTCCGTAATCGCAGCACTTGTCCAAGTTCTCGAGATTGTCATCGACAAGTTTGCCCCAGCACTCTATCGAGCACTGGGAATGTATCTTCCCCTCATCACTGTCAACTGCGCCATCTTAGGGGCCTCCCTTTTTGCAACGGTAAGAGCCTATCCTTTTATTCCCAACCTCGTCTACGTGGCAGCCGCAGGGGTAGGGTGGTGGGTTGCCATTCTTCTCATCGCCGCCATCCGAGAAAAACTCTCTTATTCTAATGTCCCTAAGGGACTTCGCGGGATAGGATTGACCTTTATCATGACTGGTCTTATCTCCTTGGCATTTATGGGGTTTGCAGGAATTACTCTCGACCAGGTAACTGAAGATGACACCTATCCTCTTCTTGTTCAAACAGAGCCATCAGAGTAG
- a CDS encoding type III secretion T3S chaperone, which produces MKQTYPLEQLATIKKRRLEEAERVLKEKKEQLEKEKEKQKELEEERNTTFKHRAAKLKQLRDKLDAGTTSDKIEIMREYIKVVDEELKQKEKKVQDQIKVVEEAAEAVEAARKDMVKKQHDVEKLKMHRKEWEKEMRVLEVYEEGIENDDLGTAMHTTKKHKRR; this is translated from the coding sequence ATGAAACAAACATATCCTTTAGAACAACTCGCAACAATTAAGAAGCGACGCTTAGAAGAAGCAGAACGTGTTCTAAAGGAAAAAAAAGAGCAGCTCGAGAAAGAAAAAGAAAAGCAGAAAGAGCTGGAAGAAGAGAGAAACACAACCTTTAAACACCGCGCAGCCAAACTAAAACAACTCCGAGATAAACTCGATGCCGGAACTACAAGTGATAAAATCGAAATAATGCGAGAGTACATCAAAGTTGTCGATGAAGAGCTCAAACAAAAAGAGAAAAAAGTTCAAGACCAAATCAAAGTGGTAGAAGAAGCGGCCGAAGCAGTTGAAGCAGCCCGCAAAGACATGGTCAAAAAACAACATGATGTTGAAAAATTGAAAATGCACCGCAAAGAGTGGGAAAAGGAAATGCGTGTCCTCGAGGTTTACGAAGAAGGTATCGAAAATGATGACCTTGGAACCGCCATGCATACAACGAAAAAACATAAACGGCGGTAA
- the dnaA gene encoding chromosomal replication initiator protein DnaA, producing MPLETKEDTWSEFLSFMQNRCSRAEFENWIAPIKCVEESDPITLQVPNVFVQQYLLDNYEEALTSFFPKDNKGKPLISFLIKEGEKRKELKRDLPKPKKKSDIGHPLSFNVSYTFENFIEGPSNQFIKSAALGVASRPGKSYNPLFIHGGVGLGKTHLLHGIGHSVQKNHKKLRIQCITTEAFINDLVSHLRNKSVDKMKRYFRNLDVLLVDDIQFLQNRLNFEEEFCNMFEALINQGKQIVITSDKPPGQLQLSERMIARMEWGLVAHIGTPDLETRVAILQYKAEKTGLHLPSQTAFYIAEHIYNNVRQLEGAINRLGAYCRLMHLEPTQDVVDSTLSEMFQAPVRSKISVDRILHSVASMFNVRESDLRGSSRAKEVTYPRQIAMYLAKELLGESLIKIASSFGGKTHSTLLHAWKKISQQLERDDVLRRQIQMTRQNIEA from the coding sequence ATGCCTCTTGAAACGAAAGAAGATACTTGGTCTGAATTCCTATCCTTTATGCAAAATCGATGCTCGCGCGCCGAATTTGAAAACTGGATCGCGCCAATAAAATGTGTCGAAGAATCAGATCCTATAACATTGCAAGTTCCCAATGTGTTTGTGCAACAATACCTCCTCGACAACTATGAAGAAGCACTCACTAGTTTTTTCCCAAAAGATAACAAAGGTAAACCTCTGATCTCTTTTTTGATTAAAGAGGGAGAAAAACGGAAGGAACTTAAGAGAGATCTTCCGAAACCGAAAAAGAAATCAGATATCGGACACCCTCTTTCCTTCAATGTCTCTTATACATTTGAAAACTTTATCGAAGGCCCTTCCAACCAGTTTATTAAATCAGCTGCCCTTGGCGTAGCCTCCCGTCCTGGAAAGTCGTACAATCCCCTTTTTATTCATGGAGGTGTGGGCCTGGGAAAAACTCATCTACTTCATGGAATTGGACACTCTGTTCAGAAAAACCACAAAAAGCTCCGCATTCAATGCATCACAACCGAAGCGTTTATCAATGATCTTGTATCCCACCTGCGCAATAAATCAGTCGACAAAATGAAGCGGTATTTCCGCAATCTTGATGTCCTTCTTGTTGATGATATCCAATTCCTACAAAACCGTCTTAATTTTGAAGAAGAGTTTTGCAATATGTTTGAAGCCTTGATCAATCAAGGCAAGCAGATCGTGATCACCAGCGATAAACCTCCAGGACAGCTGCAACTTTCAGAGCGGATGATTGCGCGTATGGAATGGGGCCTGGTTGCACACATTGGAACCCCAGATTTAGAAACACGCGTTGCCATCTTGCAATATAAAGCAGAAAAAACCGGCCTCCACCTTCCAAGTCAAACCGCCTTCTATATCGCAGAGCATATCTACAATAACGTGCGACAACTTGAAGGAGCTATCAACCGCCTTGGCGCTTACTGTCGCTTGATGCACCTTGAGCCCACCCAAGATGTTGTAGATTCAACGCTCAGTGAAATGTTCCAAGCGCCCGTTCGCTCTAAAATCTCCGTAGACCGGATCCTTCATAGCGTCGCATCAATGTTCAATGTGAGAGAAAGTGATCTCCGCGGCTCGTCCCGCGCCAAAGAGGTGACATACCCACGACAAATCGCTATGTATCTTGCCAAGGAGCTCCTTGGAGAATCACTCATTAAGATCGCCTCCTCTTTTGGCGGCAAAACCCACTCGACTCTCCTCCACGCCTGGAAAAAAATCTCCCAGCAGCTGGAAAGAGACGATGTGCTGCGTCGTCAAATTCAAATGACACGACAAAATATCGAAGCTTAA
- a CDS encoding transposase — MKRRKMSSKYSPALKFRVALAALKGNKTIAELCQEFGVASSQIYAWKKDLEERGLEIFETKSPEHSHRVEVDKLHGVIGKLKVENDFLKRALGSSH, encoded by the coding sequence ATGAAACGGAGAAAAATGAGCAGTAAATATTCACCCGCCCTTAAGTTTAGAGTCGCTTTGGCTGCTTTAAAGGGAAACAAGACGATAGCAGAGCTATGCCAAGAATTTGGTGTGGCTTCCAGTCAGATTTATGCCTGGAAAAAGGACCTTGAAGAAAGAGGGCTTGAAATTTTTGAAACGAAGAGCCCAGAGCACTCTCATCGGGTAGAAGTTGATAAACTTCATGGAGTCATAGGGAAGCTGAAGGTTGAAAACGATTTTTTAAAGAGAGCGCTTGGAAGCTCCCACTAA
- a CDS encoding glycosyltransferase family A protein: MKKGFIFLFLIGLLASTYYGLKTHFGVIEKIAPQKKETALQSRLGIIHPILEDQMIVAVILAENNAKDIQRNLDSLFTQTYPYMRVVLIDNGSTDGTYERAEAYSHNKERKLELIRYENRKPNLEVLYDVIQRLDPHEIVALIGGKDWLSHENVFDHLNCAYANSDVWMTHSRAISHPDYQVVSGHEFSESLLLGKEFRQKVREEVSPLTTFYAGFFQNVKLQDFLYKGEFIDECYGLASLFPLFEMGPEHILFMDEVSYVKNDSVSFVDYKLHLQKVALVDAYLRSLPSYKTLSQLKFELNSPSFHRYKSDLILFSEDSPLHLYACLESLLLNARDINEVYVLYKGSDHEFQRAYLNLQNEFHTVQFLNVCDYPGNDYATLISRVLANKRHASPYVVIGDDQLIFEERIRFHDCISAMEKVHADHFFLSHEVEEAEALPHTIPISQGIYAYQLGEEGASRPFSVALCRKSLFESLEGINDFSAFRKLWERKLTPAAVALFYEEKKVVPMIAIQDPSLSQKKEWGHKFIEGYKIDLPSLTCELEEAQKGELPLIKRDRRRATAQTD; the protein is encoded by the coding sequence ATGAAAAAAGGTTTCATTTTTTTATTTCTTATTGGCCTGCTTGCATCAACCTATTATGGACTGAAAACTCATTTTGGTGTGATCGAAAAAATTGCGCCACAGAAAAAAGAAACAGCGCTTCAATCACGTCTTGGAATCATTCATCCAATATTGGAAGATCAGATGATTGTTGCGGTGATCCTTGCTGAGAATAATGCAAAGGACATTCAGCGAAACTTAGACTCTTTATTCACGCAAACCTACCCTTATATGCGCGTAGTCCTCATTGATAATGGATCGACAGATGGCACCTATGAAAGAGCTGAGGCTTACTCTCACAATAAAGAGAGAAAGTTGGAACTCATTCGCTACGAAAATCGAAAGCCTAACCTTGAGGTTTTATACGATGTCATCCAGCGCTTGGATCCCCACGAAATTGTAGCACTGATTGGGGGAAAAGATTGGCTATCACATGAAAATGTCTTTGATCACCTTAACTGTGCTTATGCGAATTCCGACGTATGGATGACCCATTCACGGGCCATTTCTCATCCTGATTACCAAGTGGTTTCTGGGCATGAATTTTCTGAGTCGCTCCTTTTGGGGAAAGAATTTCGTCAAAAAGTGCGCGAAGAGGTCAGTCCCCTCACGACGTTTTATGCAGGGTTCTTTCAAAATGTGAAACTTCAAGACTTCCTCTACAAGGGAGAGTTTATTGATGAATGTTATGGGCTTGCAAGCTTGTTTCCCCTTTTTGAAATGGGGCCTGAGCATATTCTTTTTATGGATGAAGTCAGCTATGTAAAAAATGACAGTGTTTCTTTTGTAGATTATAAACTCCATCTTCAGAAAGTTGCCTTGGTTGACGCCTATCTGCGGTCACTGCCTTCATACAAGACCCTGTCTCAGCTTAAGTTCGAGCTAAACAGCCCGAGCTTTCATCGATACAAGAGTGATCTGATTCTTTTTTCTGAGGATAGTCCTCTCCATCTCTATGCTTGTCTTGAATCTCTATTGTTGAATGCAAGAGATATTAATGAAGTCTACGTTCTTTATAAGGGAAGTGATCATGAATTCCAAAGGGCCTATCTCAATTTGCAAAATGAGTTTCACACGGTGCAGTTCTTAAATGTGTGTGATTATCCTGGGAATGATTATGCTACGTTGATTTCTAGGGTGTTGGCTAATAAACGTCATGCATCCCCCTATGTGGTGATCGGAGACGATCAGCTTATCTTTGAGGAAAGGATTCGGTTTCACGACTGCATTTCTGCTATGGAAAAAGTGCATGCTGATCATTTCTTCTTGTCCCACGAGGTCGAAGAGGCAGAAGCTCTTCCACACACGATTCCCATCAGTCAGGGAATTTACGCGTATCAATTAGGGGAAGAGGGAGCAAGCCGCCCCTTTTCAGTTGCTCTTTGTCGGAAGTCACTATTCGAGTCGCTTGAAGGGATTAATGATTTTTCCGCCTTCCGCAAATTGTGGGAGCGCAAATTGACTCCCGCGGCTGTCGCTCTTTTTTATGAAGAGAAGAAGGTTGTCCCAATGATTGCGATTCAGGATCCCAGTCTATCCCAAAAGAAGGAGTGGGGACACAAGTTCATTGAAGGATATAAGATTGATCTTCCTTCTTTGACCTGCGAGCTTGAAGAGGCTCAGAAAGGAGAGCTTCCACTTATTAAAAGGGATCGCCGAAGAGCTACTGCTCAAACTGATTAA
- the nqrB gene encoding NADH:ubiquinone reductase (Na(+)-transporting) subunit B gives MLRKVLDFHLRLTEKGTRLHRLRPLVNALDTFFYEVPIRTTRGPHIRDIIDLKRWMMVVVYALVPCILVAIWNSGVQAYVFGSSDIEIMDSFIRASETFGGYFSFGKSHFWPILKRGLIAFLPIMFVSYVVGGAWEVLFAVIRRHEVSEGFLVTGMLFALILPSTIPYWMVVVGVSAGVVIGKELFGGTGMNILNPALVCRAFLFFAFPTKMTGPVWVGTNPTEIQQSIFSMNQTSGEIDGITQASALNRFNISPDIKRIHVDAIGMDYVKEVKTARVINHQLSFWKKGASYSTLSPEERKTFITSSLSSGGLGLSPENYSDAVRFAELRFGQGKLTNGNFFFGNRIGSMGETSIFACLLGAFLLIYTRIGSWRSMAGMAAGAYLCALLFEWGALHLGPHTGAFNAAKYAFPAYKHLLLGSLAFGLVFMATDPVSSPYMKGAKWIYGILCGALVIVIRTINPAFPEGVMLAILFGNVFAPLIDHYALTRKCRGRKKIRI, from the coding sequence ATGCTACGAAAAGTTTTAGATTTTCATCTTCGTTTGACAGAGAAGGGGACGCGCCTTCATCGGCTCCGCCCTCTTGTCAATGCGCTCGATACTTTTTTCTATGAAGTGCCGATCAGAACAACACGCGGGCCGCACATTCGCGACATCATTGATCTTAAAAGATGGATGATGGTTGTTGTCTATGCCCTTGTCCCCTGCATCCTTGTTGCAATTTGGAATAGCGGTGTGCAGGCCTACGTATTTGGAAGCAGTGATATCGAGATCATGGACTCCTTTATCAGAGCCTCAGAAACTTTTGGAGGCTATTTCTCCTTTGGAAAGTCGCATTTTTGGCCCATTCTAAAACGGGGGTTGATTGCATTCCTACCCATCATGTTTGTCTCTTATGTCGTTGGAGGTGCATGGGAAGTTCTCTTCGCTGTGATCCGCCGCCACGAAGTTTCGGAGGGATTTCTTGTTACCGGAATGTTATTTGCCTTAATTCTTCCTTCCACGATTCCCTACTGGATGGTTGTCGTTGGGGTTTCTGCAGGCGTTGTGATTGGAAAGGAACTCTTTGGAGGCACAGGAATGAACATCCTCAATCCTGCTCTTGTCTGTCGCGCCTTCCTCTTCTTTGCATTCCCTACAAAAATGACGGGACCTGTGTGGGTAGGGACAAACCCCACTGAAATCCAACAAAGTATCTTCTCGATGAACCAAACCTCCGGAGAAATCGATGGCATTACTCAAGCATCAGCTCTCAATCGCTTTAACATCAGCCCCGACATTAAGCGAATCCATGTTGATGCAATTGGCATGGACTATGTGAAGGAGGTGAAAACAGCGCGGGTCATCAACCACCAACTGTCCTTTTGGAAAAAAGGAGCAAGCTATTCAACACTCTCTCCAGAAGAGCGAAAAACATTTATCACCTCTTCCTTAAGCAGTGGAGGGCTGGGGCTTTCTCCTGAAAACTATTCCGACGCTGTCCGTTTTGCTGAGCTCCGCTTCGGACAAGGAAAACTTACCAATGGAAATTTCTTTTTCGGAAATCGTATTGGATCCATGGGAGAAACCTCGATCTTCGCCTGCCTTTTAGGGGCTTTTCTTTTGATTTATACGCGGATCGGATCGTGGAGATCAATGGCAGGAATGGCAGCTGGTGCTTATCTTTGCGCCCTTCTTTTTGAATGGGGTGCCCTCCATTTAGGCCCTCATACAGGGGCCTTTAATGCTGCAAAGTATGCGTTTCCCGCCTACAAACACCTCCTCTTAGGAAGCCTTGCCTTTGGACTGGTCTTTATGGCCACCGACCCCGTCTCTTCTCCTTACATGAAAGGAGCAAAATGGATCTACGGGATCTTATGCGGCGCTCTTGTCATCGTCATTCGGACCATTAACCCTGCCTTTCCAGAAGGGGTCATGTTAGCCATTTTATTTGGAAATGTCTTTGCTCCACTTATTGATCATTACGCACTCACAAGGAAATGTCGTGGTAGAAAGAAAATCCGGATTTAG
- a CDS encoding IS630 family transposase, producing the protein MPAGVEIESVDIWFQDEARVGQRGTVTRTWANKGTRPRLARQQQFEYAYIFGAICPVRDEAVGLVMPAVNTEAMLVHLEHISMKIPEGRHAVIVLDRAAWHTTKRLKRFSNISLLPLPPVSPELNPTEQVWQTLRDEHLANRCYEDYDAITMACCDAWNAFVDTPTRVRRLCSRPWAIL; encoded by the coding sequence TTGCCAGCAGGAGTAGAAATAGAGTCTGTTGATATTTGGTTCCAAGATGAGGCTAGAGTGGGGCAAAGAGGCACTGTAACCCGTACATGGGCCAATAAAGGAACACGTCCTCGGCTCGCACGTCAGCAGCAATTTGAATACGCTTACATATTTGGAGCTATTTGCCCCGTCAGAGATGAAGCTGTAGGCCTTGTAATGCCAGCTGTAAATACAGAAGCAATGCTTGTGCATCTTGAGCACATTTCCATGAAGATTCCTGAAGGAAGGCATGCAGTTATTGTGCTGGATAGAGCTGCTTGGCATACAACAAAGCGACTTAAAAGGTTTAGCAACATAAGCCTTCTACCGCTTCCTCCGGTTTCTCCAGAGTTGAATCCAACAGAACAAGTATGGCAAACGCTTCGAGATGAACATCTAGCGAATCGCTGTTATGAAGATTATGATGCGATTACGATGGCCTGCTGCGATGCATGGAATGCATTTGTTGACACTCCAACCAGAGTGAGAAGGCTCTGCTCAAGACCGTGGGCTATTTTATGA
- a CDS encoding helix-turn-helix domain-containing protein, with protein sequence MLRGRKAAQIKGLDQYDFDKLAKTEGSPRERRRFLAFAHLQEGKTFTETAAFVRVKLRSLMRWIKRFRTEGFEGLKDKPGRGKKPLIPLENQAAFRQAVLELQEKKVGGRIKGRDILELMKTKYGVDPSLKTVYNTLKRADLVWISGRSIHPKADLEAQETFKKTSQKK encoded by the coding sequence GTGTTGAGAGGAAGAAAGGCCGCTCAGATAAAAGGACTTGATCAGTACGATTTCGATAAGCTTGCTAAAACAGAGGGGAGTCCAAGAGAAAGGAGACGGTTTCTGGCATTTGCCCATCTCCAAGAAGGGAAGACGTTTACAGAAACAGCAGCCTTTGTACGGGTGAAACTCAGGTCTTTGATGAGGTGGATCAAGAGATTTAGAACGGAAGGTTTCGAAGGGTTAAAAGATAAGCCGGGTAGAGGTAAGAAGCCATTGATACCTCTAGAAAATCAAGCTGCATTCAGGCAAGCTGTTTTAGAGCTGCAAGAGAAGAAAGTAGGTGGACGTATCAAAGGGAGAGACATTTTGGAATTGATGAAAACAAAATATGGAGTCGACCCATCTTTGAAGACGGTATACAATACATTGAAAAGGGCTGACCTCGTCTGGATCTCGGGTCGATCAATTCACCCCAAGGCAGACTTAGAAGCCCAAGAGACTTTTAAAAAAACTTCTCAGAAAAAGTAG
- a CDS encoding transposase has product MQQVEMICLEDLVPESYNYRKFAKIWSFSFVEKRLRKLEKDNPHKGYGLLRIFKCLLLQFLENCSDRELERFIQENTAARWFCGFNLRDNTPDHTVFCQLRKKIGTNILSKILADLRDQLKDQGLMSEVFTFVDATHLIAKANLWEERDKAIAEKYEKLNNENISQFSADVQAKIGCKGKNKYWYGYKQHTSVDMQTGLINKVAITPANITDASGFKHVCPSQGASYMD; this is encoded by the coding sequence ATGCAACAAGTTGAGATGATTTGCTTAGAAGACTTGGTTCCAGAAAGCTACAATTACCGTAAATTTGCCAAGATTTGGTCATTTAGTTTTGTGGAGAAAAGACTCAGGAAACTGGAAAAGGACAATCCCCATAAAGGGTATGGCTTGCTGCGGATATTCAAGTGTTTATTGCTGCAGTTTCTGGAGAACTGCAGCGATAGAGAATTAGAACGCTTTATCCAAGAAAACACTGCAGCTCGATGGTTTTGTGGGTTTAACCTGAGAGACAATACCCCAGATCACACAGTCTTTTGTCAGCTTAGAAAAAAAATAGGGACCAATATCTTGTCCAAGATCTTAGCTGATCTAAGAGATCAGCTAAAAGATCAAGGACTTATGAGTGAAGTTTTTACCTTTGTAGATGCAACCCATTTAATTGCTAAAGCGAATTTATGGGAGGAAAGAGATAAGGCGATTGCAGAAAAATACGAGAAACTGAACAACGAAAACATCTCACAATTTTCTGCAGACGTTCAAGCAAAGATTGGTTGTAAAGGGAAGAATAAATACTGGTATGGTTATAAGCAGCATACCAGTGTAGACATGCAGACAGGTCTTATCAATAAGGTTGCGATTACTCCGGCTAATATCACAGATGCCTCAGGTTTCAAACACGTCTGTCCCTCTCAGGGAGCTAGCTATATGGACTAA
- the nqrC gene encoding NADH:ubiquinone reductase (Na(+)-transporting) subunit C: protein MVERKSGFSNTRTLIFVVIICTACALVLSILAELLKAPQQNAKELYRSKQLLLAARILDYEGYFLLDGKQTKKAQDQEILEVFETRILTRLTDAQGKLYTFAEAGLNETDYLLDHAKLGYSKLPYKLIYLVKQTTPSSSPYGYVIPVNGYGLWDAIYGYLGIEANGDTVLGMTWYDQKETPGLGGEIALPDWQEQFFDKTIFQKSPDGSTNFQRAPLGIKVVKTTVEETLGTTPMADSAVDGIAGASITVTGVNEALRSSLAPYRPFLIRAHNQEVKIDG, encoded by the coding sequence GTGGTAGAAAGAAAATCCGGATTTAGCAATACCCGCACCCTTATTTTTGTTGTGATTATTTGCACAGCTTGCGCCCTAGTCCTATCCATCCTTGCTGAATTATTAAAAGCTCCGCAGCAAAATGCAAAGGAACTCTACCGAAGCAAGCAACTCCTTCTCGCCGCCCGTATTCTAGATTATGAAGGGTACTTCCTCCTTGATGGCAAGCAAACAAAGAAAGCTCAAGATCAAGAAATCTTAGAGGTCTTTGAGACCCGAATTCTAACTCGACTTACAGATGCCCAAGGAAAGCTTTACACATTTGCAGAAGCAGGTTTAAACGAAACAGATTATCTGCTAGATCATGCAAAACTAGGCTACTCGAAACTCCCCTATAAACTCATCTATCTTGTCAAACAAACGACACCCTCTTCTAGCCCTTATGGCTATGTCATTCCTGTGAATGGGTATGGACTTTGGGATGCCATCTATGGTTATTTAGGGATTGAAGCAAATGGAGATACCGTGCTTGGGATGACTTGGTATGACCAAAAAGAAACCCCTGGGTTGGGTGGTGAAATCGCTCTCCCCGATTGGCAAGAGCAATTTTTTGATAAGACCATCTTCCAAAAAAGCCCCGATGGATCGACCAATTTTCAAAGAGCACCCCTTGGAATTAAAGTGGTGAAAACAACCGTGGAAGAAACACTTGGAACAACTCCTATGGCAGATAGCGCTGTCGATGGAATCGCGGGGGCCTCCATTACCGTTACGGGGGTCAACGAAGCCCTCCGCTCTTCGCTCGCCCCTTATCGCCCCTTTCTCATTCGCGCACATAACCAAGAGGTGAAAATCGATGGTTAA